In the genome of Arachis stenosperma cultivar V10309 chromosome 2, arast.V10309.gnm1.PFL2, whole genome shotgun sequence, the window CGAAGatggaaaatatattttttatttacgttttattaatatatatttttaaaatactaaaaaatattttattaaaaaatattttttgtatttttaatgaattttagaacagaaaaatttaaaaaattttctatcaTTACACTCTTAAAATATATCTTTATAAGACAATAAAGTCAAAATACAATGATatcatcaaaatttaaaagacaatattcatttattattattattattattattattattattattattattattattattattattattatttgcattaagaatttaattttaataaaaaaaattacatgatcatctaattaaattcataattttaaatgcctctttaaattacaaatttaaaagttaatgaatttttaatatgataatATCCAATTAATTAtctctaaaaaatttatattaataatagtataataaattacaataaaattaaattcttgcATTAATTATTGTTTTGACTTTTGACTCTTATAATTACATGTGTgaattactttaattttagtATGCTTTAATAAGTCAAAATAGttatcataaataataaatgtgacaaactattattattattatacagcatttattatcattattattatattaaataattttcatatctaatattattattttattttattattattattattatacagcatttattatcattattattatattaaataattttcatatctaatattattattttattttatccaataaattgctatcttattttatagaagataaaaaaggaaagacaatctataaataatgaattaataaaataaaaaaaagtaagacATGGTCACTTTATTTCGCATTCCATATTCTATCAGACAGCAACGTCACTTGCCATGTTGGCACCGTCGAATGATCACCGTTGGATCAAAGTATAATCCAACGGCATAGAGAGCGCCAATATTCTCATCAGCAGATCCTAGCCGTTCGCAACGAGGCATCATGATGCATGAATCGTGAAAGCGAAACATTTAaccattttctctttttcagacaaaaagaaaatccaatttcacttttttctaataaaaaatatggAAAAAGGAGAACGTCAGATTATTATAGTATTCAATAATTTCccatttaaataaaataaataaaaaattagattttaaaaatgaaaagaagagaagagaaatgtTACACTACACTTTCATAGGAAGAAGCCACACAGCAGAGAGAgaatagaagagagagagaagagagagaggagaagctGCTCAGCCGATCGCCGCCGTGAAAGGTAAAATTCCGGCGACGCGCCGCCGTGAATTAGAAGATATTTCTCGGCGAGGTTGATTACATGAGAGAAGAAGTATGCTCATGGAGAGAACTAGAGAATCGAAGAGATCAGCCATGGCGTCTTCCACCGCCGCCGGCAACGGTTTCCACAGACGCAGTAGGCACCGAACCATCGCTCTCAGGGAGTCCTCAGGTATCAACACCAGGATCTTAGTCTCCTTCATCATCGTCTTCAGCTTCGCCTTCTTCTTATTCTTGTTTCTGTGTTGTTCGTTCTCGAAGTGGTTTTACTGTTCGTTTTTCGCAGAGGAAGGTGTGAACAAGAGAGGGAGGAGCAAGAGATTGAGAAGCTCTCAGTCGCGCAGGGAGGAAGGCGACGAGCACAGCACCGAAGAGAGCGTCGGAAACGAGCAGGACGACGACATAGTACAGCAAGACGCCGGAGCTACTGCGACTGGTTCCGTCAATACGACGTCGTCGTTCGCCGCCTCCGATCAAATTCTTCGCCGGAGCTTCGTTCCGCCGCCGACGCTAAAGGTCACGGACGAGATGATCGGCGTCGCGGTTCCGAGGAAAGCTCGTTCAGGTTCTTAGAATAACTATTAACTAACTCTTCGTTTTCGATTTTTCCCTCGCTTAGtgtttttatattgtatttgtatttttttttcatttgttgCGTGCTTGTAGCATCTGTGAAAAGATCGAACGAAAATTGTGTCTCTGCAAGCGGCGGCGGCGGCGACCGTAATTTCCGGCAACAGTCGAATTCTCCGGTTGAGCCGGcatctccttcttcttcgaGTGTTTCtgggaagaaaaagatggtCAGCGGAAGCTTcttaattttcatttttcatttttcattttcaatCTGTTTGATTTTtctggaaaagaaaaaagagagaagaaaaagtgaAGTTTTGAGGCGTATGTTATATTATGTTGCAGAAAGTGATTGGTGATTCTTCTGAGACATTGAAATCGCAATCATCAGATATTGAGATTGAAATAGCTGAGCTTCTTTACGGTTTGAGGACTTCCAAGAAAAATGACACGTCGTCTTCTAAGGATGCTGGTAGGTTTGATCTTAGAATTATTTTCCtaaatcttttgatcttttatgtttttattattctttttaccTGAAAATTTGAATTGGAATTTTATTACCAGATAAAAAGAAAGTGGACGAGTGCAACAGTTCTCATGCTTTAGTACCTTGTAATTCAACAACAGCAGAGTTGGTTAGTGTTCAAACTGAGCAATCTGCAAGTGTTCATTGTCACGGTGGTAATGCAGTTGTTAACGAAAGTGGATCATCAGAGGCTCCAAATGATGTCATAGGGGAAGATAAGAATTCAGGTGCCGGATGTGGTGTTTTCACTGATGGAAGATCAGCCTCCCCTGTGAGGGAAAAGCCGAAGTGGCTCACCGAGCTGGATGTTGAGAAACAGAATTCAGCTTCAACTAAAGTGTGAGCACCAATGAacaataatttctttttctttttccttgttattgatttttctttttggtaCATGGTTTATGATAGGAAGCAATGACAATGTTTGATTCATGTGGTTGATTTCACTTAGTGGAAAAAGGATTAGTTGATATAGCTGAATATGATAATTGGAATAAGTGATTGTTGATCCCATTTCCTTGTTCCTGAATTTTTTTAGGGTACCTACTGTTCCGGGGACCAGTGGCCAAAGAGTAGGCAAGTTTGAGATTGATCTGATGGTGAGGATCCTTTTCGTGTTAGCATTCATTCCGATTATACTGTTTCCCTTGGTTTTTGCTGTCAAATATCTGAAGATAAAGTGCCTTTTGAACAGGCTCCTCCTCCTGTGATGCCATCCCCTGAAGGAGATGACTTATCAAAGGGTGATGTCATACCAGAGACTAAACCTTGGGCACTGAATTTGGAAAAGGTAAGATGGTTGCCTTGTGATACTGAATCTAAATTATTTCTGTTAATTTTTTCCTTTGGCTCATGCTTCAACTTGTCCCAATTGCTGAAGCAGAAGAGAGAAGATAGCAGTGCGAAGGTTGAAGACATGGAAAAAACATTTAAGAGAGAAAAAACTGCAGATGAAACAGAAGAGGCAAAAAAGGTCACACTTAGAGAAAGATGTGATGTGCTAAAACATGATTTGGAGAAGCCAAACAATGTTAATGATACAAGTCCAAGCATTAAGTTAGAAGAGCAGAATAGTAATAAGGAACAATATACTAGATTATCAAATCCCAAAGTTGAGAAAACtggtaaattttttattttattttatcgtGACTTAATATGTGATTACAGTATATGTTCACTCtcattctagcctatttattgAATAGAAGTCTCTTAATGCCTTCTCTTCAGCTCAATATAGCTCAATGCCTCTATCAACTGCTGGATCGGGTCATCCAAACAATCTCTCTTCCGTTGGGTATCAGATCATTACTTCTCTAGAATTAAATCCTTTTGTTCATTCTGTAGTCAAATTTTACTTAATGTTTGGTTAAAACAATAATGTCACTTTTCTAAAGGTAAATAACTATGATTGCCAGATGCACAATGCCTTCAGAGAGAGTTTTTAAGATGGACAAAGCCACAGGGTCATTGACAAAGTTTGAGGTATTAGGTTTTGTCACAGAATTTGTTCTTCTAGtcatatgttttcttttttattcttatagTTTCTCATATACCAATATCACTCCTATTTATATGGACTATAGTACATAAttccttcaaaattcaaacatGCAGCATGTGAAGGAAGTTCCTTCTCAACCACAACCAAAGAGATGTGCAACCCATCATTACATTGCTCGTAACATCTTCTTACACCAGCAGTTCACAAAGATGAACGCCCTTTTGGCACCATCTATTGGCTCTGCTTCGCTGTGTGGCACAAAGCCCAACAATCCCTCGGCAGAAAGTTTGGTTATTGGGAAGCAATCTCAGAAACACCATGCAGTACAGGGGAAAGGGTCATCTACCACAAGTGATTCTAGTCTTACGGCAGTTAAAAGTTCTAATAATGCCAATCCAACGGATTCAACACAAAGGATGCAGCTCGGGCTCCAGCAAGGTTCACATCCTGGCTCAACTAGCAATCTAGTGGTACGCACTTGTCTTCCAATTGCTTCAATACAGTTCAAAAATATGATGTTATCTACTTTACTGATTGCACAAGTAACCCTTATCTTGAAAAGTTGCGTACTTTAACTTTGAATGTAGCATGCTCCTGCTTATTTACTTCCTCCGGGTCAGCATCAGGCATCAGTAGCAGCAGCTACAAGTCAGGCAGGTTTAAATTCCACCACCGGTGCTTTGTCATATAAGTCCCATAGTTCAGGTGCTAGATCTCTTGCTACCTCTTCAACTTTGCCAGCAGTAGCAGCTTCAATGAGCTttagctacccaaatttttcaACCAGTGATACTCCGTATGTGACAATAGTTCAAAATAATGGTTACTCATTCCCGTATTCGACCTCATTGGCTGGGGCTAATGCAGCAATTAGAGGTGCAAACCCTGCACAGGCACCACAAATACTCAATGGGACTTGCTACTCTTCTCAATCAATTCATCCTCCTCAGCATCCACAACAGCACCCTCATTCACAAGTACTGGTTCCACCAAGTTATCCCAATCCAAGCACATCGAGCAGTTCATCATCATATAAGCAGTCACAGGGTGCACAGTTTAATGGCAATAGCATTTTGACCTCTCCACCTATGCAATCACAACAGTCACAAAAGCAACACGCCTCGCTGTCCCACCATCTCAAGCATGAAACTGAGGTTAACAGAGACAATGCCTCATCTGTTGTGAATCGAAAATCTTACCCACAAAAGAACGTGCATGGACACAACTTCACAATTCCAGCTCAGCCAGTGAACTTATCTTTCCGGCCATCTGTAATTTCTGACAATGTTGGTGGAAACAGTCGGAATATCAGTGACAAGCAACAACAGCAACAGGCTTCTAAAGGCGGAGTGGAGACTACACCATCTCAAGCATTTGCAATATCATTTGGTGCATATAATGGGACAAACGTTCCTTCAAACCTTAACTTCTCAGCTGTGGGACAGAACCCCGTGATATTTCATAGCCTGCCTGATATTTCATGGCAAGGATATCAAGCTGCAAGCACACCTCATTCTACTCAGCAAAGGCCTTATTCAATAACTGAAGGGAAGAGTGGAGGTAGTTCTTCCCATCAAGAAGATGAGAAGAAAATCACTCATGGAAAATCATCAACCAATTATGGACCAACAACTCTTGTTTTTGATAATTCATCAAAGAATGTTAACTTTATGTTTTCTCCTTCAAATGGAAACTGGCCTAATTGCACTGTTGCTTCAAGTTCAGTAACAAGTGTGTCTTCAACTGCAATAACAAGTGCGCCTCTTTCTAGTAATGCCTCAAGTTCTCAAGAGCCATCATTGCTTCACCTTCAGAAGCAGTATGGTATTCAACAGTCACAGCAGCAGCCTGCTATGGCTACTTGGTATAAAGCACCATCCACCAATATCAATTCGGCCACAAAGTTTGCCAATGATATCCCTGTTTTCACACAAACTCAAAGCAAAAGTTCTACCCAAGCTTCTAACTCTAGGAGCTCAGGAAGAACCATGGATTCTCATCTTCATCATGCACCTGTTATAACATCTAATGCTCCAAACCTCAAAAGTTATTCTCAGGAGCGAGGAAGAATTTCACAGGGTCGTATGCAAATTTCATTTGGGGGAGATTACACAACCCCCCTGCCACCACAAGGGCAATTAATCAGTAACAACCGACCTGTGTCTACAACAGTTGCAGGCATTGCAGGCACTACACCTAATGGGGGCAATTTGAAGCCAAATCCAGAGGGAAGGAAAGTTAGTTCATCGATGAACACTTCATCAGTGAACACTTCTCAATCGCAACAAACTGATAATTCTTCTGCTGGGAGTGGTAAAAAATCTTCTCCAGTTTGTGGGAGAAATGTTCCTTCAATTTTAAGCTCATGCCCCAGCCAACTATCTGAGCTAAAgtattaagaaaataaactgTGTTGTACACCAAAAATAGAATTAGTTCTATAGAATCCCCTTGGAGGACTTGCTGATGTTGCTTCAAGCTCAAAGTGCAGTAGATGAGGGGTTTTGTTACCTTTCCTGGTCTCGTGCATGCATTTGGGATGCAGGGTAATTTTGAAGGCACAGAAGATTTTGTTTCAGACATGGCAATGTAGTTGAGGTACATGCTTATTTGAAAAATTCACTCTTGCACATATGATTGGTGGTTACTACATTTCTCTGTGTTGTAGGAATAGACAAAAACAGTTGGTGATAGTGCAAATTGGGATGCATTAGGCCTACAATTTTGAACTAGTTGGCACTGCTATTTTGGCATATTTCTTGGTTGGTTGGTTGGCTTAGAAGGGCCTTTACATTATCAGGGGGTTCTAAGTAGTTTGACATATAAATTCTATtatgtaaataaatattatGTTTTTACTTTAGTTCCATAGCAGGAAATGTACTTATATTCATTTTTTAGTTGAAAAAAGCCTGCAATTATTTCTTTAATGTTCTTGATTTTTGTTATGAAGTTGCAACTTTGAGCCCTGAAAACTCTGAAACCCTGTTGGCATTAAATGCAACAAAAAAGAA includes:
- the LOC130960921 gene encoding protein TIME FOR COFFEE-like, whose product is MLMERTRESKRSAMASSTAAGNGFHRRSRHRTIALRESSEEGVNKRGRSKRLRSSQSRREEGDEHSTEESVGNEQDDDIVQQDAGATATGSVNTTSSFAASDQILRRSFVPPPTLKVTDEMIGVAVPRKARSASVKRSNENCVSASGGGGDRNFRQQSNSPVEPASPSSSSVSGKKKMKVIGDSSETLKSQSSDIEIEIAELLYGLRTSKKNDTSSSKDADKKKVDECNSSHALVPCNSTTAELVSVQTEQSASVHCHGGNAVVNESGSSEAPNDVIGEDKNSGAGCGVFTDGRSASPVREKPKWLTELDVEKQNSASTKVVPTVPGTSGQRVGKFEIDLMAPPPVMPSPEGDDLSKGDVIPETKPWALNLEKKREDSSAKVEDMEKTFKREKTADETEEAKKVTLRERCDVLKHDLEKPNNVNDTSPSIKLEEQNSNKEQYTRLSNPKVEKTAQYSSMPLSTAGSGHPNNLSSVGCTMPSERVFKMDKATGSLTKFEHVKEVPSQPQPKRCATHHYIARNIFLHQQFTKMNALLAPSIGSASLCGTKPNNPSAESLVIGKQSQKHHAVQGKGSSTTSDSSLTAVKSSNNANPTDSTQRMQLGLQQGSHPGSTSNLVHAPAYLLPPGQHQASVAAATSQAGLNSTTGALSYKSHSSGARSLATSSTLPAVAASMSFSYPNFSTSDTPYVTIVQNNGYSFPYSTSLAGANAAIRGANPAQAPQILNGTCYSSQSIHPPQHPQQHPHSQVLVPPSYPNPSTSSSSSSYKQSQGAQFNGNSILTSPPMQSQQSQKQHASLSHHLKHETEVNRDNASSVVNRKSYPQKNVHGHNFTIPAQPVNLSFRPSVISDNVGGNSRNISDKQQQQQASKGGVETTPSQAFAISFGAYNGTNVPSNLNFSAVGQNPVIFHSLPDISWQGYQAASTPHSTQQRPYSITEGKSGGSSSHQEDEKKITHGKSSTNYGPTTLVFDNSSKNVNFMFSPSNGNWPNCTVASSSVTSVSSTAITSAPLSSNASSSQEPSLLHLQKQYGIQQSQQQPAMATWYKAPSTNINSATKFANDIPVFTQTQSKSSTQASNSRSSGRTMDSHLHHAPVITSNAPNLKSYSQERGRISQGRMQISFGGDYTTPLPPQGQLISNNRPVSTTVAGIAGTTPNGGNLKPNPEGRKVSSSMNTSSVNTSQSQQTDNSSAGSGKKSSPVCGRNVPSILSSCPSQLSELKY